A section of the Cardiocondyla obscurior isolate alpha-2009 unplaced genomic scaffold, Cobs3.1 scaffold31_0_849067, whole genome shotgun sequence genome encodes:
- the LOC139112577 gene encoding uncharacterized protein PF3D7_1120000-like — MAKKRKKRQEDKEERIEIEGFRKSSKIGKSPVKGDKGKKKERDGEEGTSKDRFEEVIREVRNGFEKLNKQMKEVKECKTQIKEEMEELKRMWNKEKIALEKKLDKRLKELEKKVNKKGGKGAEDTAEEIGWKMMSLEERVRMMEMGEERKRKEWRKNNIIIRGLKLKEEGKVALREKVEEVFEKIGVKAKIVDVNKIGEVNKGGYSMAWVKLESFKDKVEIMRGKGKLKERTEWIEDDLTEYERKVEWCIKREAEKYKKKGKKVKIGYKKL, encoded by the coding sequence ATggctaaaaaaagaaaaaaaaggcaggAAGATAAAGAGGAAAGAATAGAGATAGAAGGTTTTAGGAAGAGTAGCAAGATTGGAAAATCACCAGTGAAAGgtgataaaggaaaaaagaaagaaagagatggTGAAGAAGGTACTAGTAAAGATAGATTTGAGGAAGTGATTAGAGAAGTAAGGAATGGCTttgaaaagttaaataaacaGATGAAGGAAGTGAAGGAGTGTAAAACGCAGATTAAGGAGGAGATGgaggaattaaaaagaatgtggaacaaagagaaaatagcgctagaaaaaaaattggataaaAGGTTGaaggaattagaaaaaaaagtaaataaaaaagggggaaaaggaGCAGAAGATACGGCAGAAGAAATTGGTTGGAAAATGATGAGCCTGGAGGAAAGAGTAAGAATGATGGAAATGGgtgaggagagaaaaagaaaagaatggagaaaaaataatataattatcagaggattaaagttaaaagaagAGGGTAAAGTGGCATTGAGAGAAAAGGTGGAAGAagtttttgagaaaattgGGGTAAAGGCCAAGATAGTGGACGTGAATAAGATTGGCGAGGTTAACAAGGGGGGCTACAGTATGGCTTGGGTAAAACTGGAAAGTTTTAAGGATAAAGTAGAGATAATGAGGGGAAAAGGGAAATTGAAGGAGAGGACGGAATGGATAGAAGATGATTTAACGGAGTATGAAAGAAAGGTGGAATGGTGCATTAAGAGGGAAgcagagaaatataaaaagaaaggaaaaaaagtgaaaatagggtataaaaaattgtga
- the LOC139112578 gene encoding ATP-dependent DNA helicase pif1-like: MYSVSPSQTELFHLRLLLLTIKGATSFDDLKTVNGIIHQTFTETCLALGLVEDDDEWVRCMNEGVRWMMPRQLRKLFVRILIHCQPLHPKELWENFKIAMSEDYARRYGTIQGEKKTLKQINTMLIAENKSIYDYWQVQQMELIENDIEENPENYERNEQMRKIGTEQYNRLNEKQKQIVDLILQKIDNNDNNNNCFYINGPGGTGKTFVYTTIYYLAKIRQKQVYTMAFTGIAATLLPFGKTVHKTFGLPVPLFADSTSAIKIQSKEAQNLKEIDIFIWDKAPMAPRYALDIMDKLLQDIMENNLPFDGKVVILGGDFRQLLPIKVRGTRSEIVNLSIKYSNVWKYFTKLSLTQNMRVKPEEIEFAKFLLDMGDGKVNDSENNIQIPQCCIAPAKANIVIDIFGELIKKQDFNNMAKCAILSPRNVDVEKINKQVVELLNIFEERIYTSVDSIENCGNDDNIINSLTPEYLNTLSPTSLPPYELRLRKNCIVMLIRNLSINEGLCNGTRLIIKEMENHLLKCQILTGDKMGDIVFINRITLYCENEYPFAFKRRQFPIKIAFAMTINKSQGQTFEKIGLDLTRDVFNHGQLYVACSRVRSWKALTVYLGEQRINTYVKNYVYKEIYE; the protein is encoded by the coding sequence ATGTATTCTGTGAGTCCATCGCAAACGGAGTTATTTCATTTACGATTATTGTTACTAACAATTAAAGGAGCCACGAGTTTTGATGATTTAAAAACTGTTAATGGTATAATTCATCAAACATTTACAGAAACATGTTTGGCTTTAGGTTTGGTTGAAGATGATGATGAATGGGTTAGGTGTATGAATGAAGGTGTTAGATGGATGATGCCACGACAACTACGCAAATTATTTGTacgaattttaatacattgtCAACCATTACATCCTAAAGAACTTTgggaaaattttaaaatagctATGTCAGAAGATTATGCACGACGATATGGTACAATAcaaggagaaaagaaaactttaaaacaaattaacacTATGCTTATAGCAGAAAATAAAAGCATTTATGATTATTGGCAAGTACAACAAATGGAACTAATTGAAAATGATATAGAAGAAAATCCAGAAAATTATGAAAGAAACGAACAAATGAGGAAAATAGGAACTGAACAATATAATCgattaaatgaaaaacaaaaacaaattgtagatttaattttacaaaaaatagataataatgataataataataattgtttttatattaatggtCCAGGTGGAACAGGCAAAACATTTGTATATACaactatatattatttagCAAAAATTAGACAAAAACAAGTATATACAATGGCTTTTACAGGAATTGCTGCAACATTACTTCCTTTTGGAAAGACAGTTCATAAAACTTTTGGATTACCAGTTCCATTGTTTGCTGATTCGACATCTGCTATCAAAATTCAATCTAAAGAAGctcaaaatttaaaagaaatagatatttttatttgggATAAAGCACCGATGGCTCCACGATATGCATTAGATATAAtggataaattattacaagatattatggaaaataatttaccattTGATGGAAAAGTTGTTATATTGGGCGGTGATTTTAGACAACTTCTTCCAATTAAAGTACGAGGTACTCGAAgtgaaattgtaaatttatctataaaatatagtaatgtttggaaatattttacaaaattatcattaacgCAAAATATGAGAGTAAAACCAGAGGAAAtagaatttgcaaaatttttattagatatgGGAGATGGTAAAGTAAATGattcagaaaataatatacaaattccTCAATGTTGTATAGCACCAGCTAAAGCTAATATTGTTATAGATATATTTggcgaattaataaaaaaacaagattttaataacatggCTAAGTGTGCAATATTATCTCCAAGAAATGTGGatgtagaaaaaattaataaacaagttgttgaattattaaatatatttgaagaaCGAATTTATACAAGTGTAGACAGTATCGAAAATTGCGGAAATgatgataatattattaattctttaacaccagaatatttaaatactttatcaCCAACATCTCTTCCTCCTTATGAATtacgtttaagaaaaaattgtattgtaaTGTTAATTCGAAATCTTAGTATTAATGAAGGACTTTGTAATGGTACTaggttaataattaaagaaatggaaaatcatttattaaaatgtcaaattttAACAGGAGATAAAATGGGAgatattgtatttataaatcgtatAACATTATATTGCGAAAATGAATATCCTTTTGCATTTAAAAGAAGACAATTTCCTATTAAAATAGCTTTCGCAAtgacaattaataaatcacaAGGACaaacatttgaaaaaattGGACTCGATTTAACTAGAGACGTTTTTAATCATGGTCAACTTTACGTTGCTTGTTCACGAGTACGATCATGGAAAGCATTAACTGTTTATCTGGGAGAACAACGAATAAATACATATGTcaaaaattacgtatataaagaaatatatgaataa